The sequence TCTCGCGCGATGGCTACCAGGACGTCGAAGTCATGATTCAGAGCCGCACCGGTGGCGGCGTTGCCGGCAACCTGCTGGCCGGCGGCATCATCGGCGGCGTGGTGGATGCCAGCAATGGTGCTTCCAACCACCTCTATCCCGATCCGGTCTATGTCCGCATGGTTCCGGTCGGCGAGAATGGCGAAGCCCTGCTGCTCGACAAGGACGGTGAAGTGATCAGCACCGTTGCCGAATACAACGCCGAAGTCGAAGCCGACGTGCGCGAAGGCCTGGTCGACCAGGGCCTGGTCGCCGGCGCTGCCGACGAAGAAGACTGAGCCGGTTCGCCAATGCGAATTGACGGGGCGCGGCAGGCGACTGCCGCGCCCCTTTTCTTTGCCGGGGGCCGTCACTCCGCCTGCAATTGCCTCGCCCTGCCCCCTCGTGTATAGGCTCGGCTTCCGCGCGCCCCGGCCCATGCGAACCCGTTTCGCCACGCCGGGGCGCTCGCTTTTTCAAGTTGGAAAGGTTGCCGCCCATGTCCCGCCGTCGCCAGATCTACGAAGGCAAGGCCAAGATCCTTTACGAAGGCCCCGAACCGGGCACGATCATCCAGTATTTCAAGGATGATGCCACGGCCTTCAACGCCCAGAAGAAGGGCACGATCAACGGCAAGGGCGTGATCAACAACCGCATCAGCGAGTATATCTTCACGCGCCTGGCGCACATCGGCATCCCCACCCATTTCATCCGCCGCCTCAACATGCGCGAGCAGCTGGTGCGACAGGTGGAAATCATTCCGCTGGAAGTGGTGGTGCGCAATGTCGCGGCCGGTTCGATCGCCAAGAAGCTGGGCATCGAAGAAGGCGAGATGCTGCCGCACACGCTGATCGAGTACTACCTGAAGGACGATGAGCTGGGCGACCCGATGGTGGCCGAAGAGCACATCGCCTGCTTCAACTGGGCCGGTCACGAGGAGATGCAGGACATCTCCAGCATGGCCATCCGCATCAACGATTTCCTTTGCGGCATGTTCGCCGCGGTCGATATCCGCCTGATCGACTTCAAGCTGGAATTCGGCCGTA is a genomic window of Aurantiacibacter sp. MUD11 containing:
- the purC gene encoding phosphoribosylaminoimidazolesuccinocarboxamide synthase, with product MSRRRQIYEGKAKILYEGPEPGTIIQYFKDDATAFNAQKKGTINGKGVINNRISEYIFTRLAHIGIPTHFIRRLNMREQLVRQVEIIPLEVVVRNVAAGSIAKKLGIEEGEMLPHTLIEYYLKDDELGDPMVAEEHIACFNWAGHEEMQDISSMAIRINDFLCGMFAAVDIRLIDFKLEFGRIYDGEFSRVILADEFSPDNCRLWDMASGEKLDKDRFRRDLGGEEEAYQEVARRLGVLSGDDNGPGEVLDMDAHRSRLRTPPSKPKK